In Kitasatospora sp. NA04385, a single genomic region encodes these proteins:
- a CDS encoding RNA polymerase-binding protein RbpA, whose product MSERALRGTRLGATSYETDRGIDLAPRQTVEYACQNGHRFEVPFSVEAEIPVVWECRFCGQEAALLDGEEPEEKKTKPTRTHWDMLMERRTREELEEVLAERLAVLRSGGMNLAIHPRDSRKSA is encoded by the coding sequence ATGAGCGAGCGAGCTCTCCGCGGCACGCGACTCGGGGCGACCAGCTACGAGACCGACCGCGGCATTGACCTGGCACCCCGCCAGACCGTCGAGTACGCATGTCAGAACGGACACCGCTTCGAGGTCCCGTTCTCGGTCGAGGCGGAGATTCCCGTGGTGTGGGAGTGCCGCTTCTGCGGTCAGGAGGCCGCCCTCCTGGACGGCGAGGAGCCGGAGGAGAAGAAGACCAAGCCCACCCGCACCCACTGGGACATGCTGATGGAGCGCCGGACTCGCGAGGAGCTGGAGGAGGTCCTGGCCGAGCGCCTGGCCGTCCTGCGCTCCGGCGGGATGAACCTGGCGATCCACCCGCGTGACTCGCGCAAGTCCGCCTGA
- the fxsA gene encoding FxsA family membrane protein: MSQQATPARPARRGRLARTVPLLVAAWLVLEVWLVTVVAGWIGWFLTLLLLVGGVFLGGTVIKRAGARAFRAAVELSKDPQSAQPQTGTSMTVLAGILLMIPGFLSDLLAVTFLLPPTRALWRAVGRRITGSALRSTSPVGADRFADAMRLQEQLRIHRPDGKVVQGEVVDPPHGSAGPSGSDTGYRPPITP, translated from the coding sequence GTGTCCCAGCAAGCAACCCCGGCCCGCCCGGCCCGCCGAGGCAGGCTCGCCCGCACCGTGCCGCTGCTGGTCGCCGCCTGGCTGGTGCTGGAGGTCTGGCTGGTCACGGTGGTGGCCGGCTGGATCGGCTGGTTCCTGACCCTCCTGCTGCTGGTCGGCGGGGTGTTCCTCGGCGGCACGGTGATCAAGCGCGCCGGGGCGCGGGCGTTCCGGGCCGCCGTCGAGCTGTCCAAGGACCCGCAGTCCGCGCAGCCGCAGACCGGCACCTCGATGACGGTGCTGGCGGGCATCCTGCTGATGATCCCCGGCTTCCTGTCCGACCTGCTGGCCGTGACCTTCCTGCTGCCGCCGACCCGCGCCCTGTGGCGTGCCGTCGGTCGCCGGATCACCGGCTCGGCGCTGCGCTCCACCTCCCCGGTGGGCGCGGACCGGTTCGCCGACGCGATGCGGTTGCAGGAGCAGCTGCGCATCCACCGGCCCGACGGCAAGGTCGTCCAGGGCGAGGTCGTCGACCCGCCGCACGGCTCCGCCGGCCCGTCCGGCTCGGACACCGGCTACCGCCCGCCGATCACCCCCTGA
- the lnt gene encoding apolipoprotein N-acyltransferase, with protein sequence MALPVSHEQHEQQERPVAEQDAEPTAPGRGRRRTWWARTALAALSGLALALAFPPFDLWPLSVLAVAALALLTRGRTARHGAWIGFAFGVPFFVVLLSWLRPVGWDATVGLSLIEALFLALMGAGTALTSKLRGWPLWGAVLWVTQEWMRDRLPFGGFPWGRLAFANTASPFTPLAALGGAPLVTFAVAAAGTLLAWAALSAVRARRTDTEMPWRTGVGAVGALALVGVGYAVPVPTSADDTVKVALVQGNVDRPGMDFLGRPMEVLDNHATATEKLAADIAAGKADRPDVVIWPENASDLDPFTDPAAYARIDEAVKAVGVPTLVGALVDGPDEQHVQNEGIVWDPVTGPGASYTKQHPVPFGEYVPFRTELSKVISRLQRVARDFYPGTHNGVMQLGPARIGDVICFEVAYDEIVRDAVNEGGRVIVVQTNNATYNRTGQTEQQLAMSRLRAVEHGRAVLIAATSGVSAVITPDGTVEQRTGEMEQAVLNALVPLRDGRTVADRVGAAPEWVLAVGGVLACAFAATGAVRRRRAEGRAAAEREADAAA encoded by the coding sequence GTGGCACTGCCCGTTTCGCACGAGCAGCACGAGCAGCAGGAGCGGCCGGTGGCCGAGCAGGACGCGGAGCCGACGGCCCCCGGACGCGGCCGCCGCCGCACCTGGTGGGCCAGGACCGCGCTGGCCGCGCTCTCCGGCCTCGCCCTGGCCCTCGCCTTCCCGCCGTTCGACCTGTGGCCGCTGTCCGTCCTCGCGGTCGCCGCCCTCGCCCTGCTCACCCGCGGCCGCACCGCCCGGCACGGCGCCTGGATCGGCTTCGCGTTCGGCGTCCCGTTCTTCGTGGTGCTGCTGTCCTGGCTGCGCCCGGTCGGCTGGGACGCCACCGTCGGCCTGTCGCTGATCGAGGCGCTGTTCCTGGCGCTGATGGGCGCGGGCACGGCGCTGACCTCGAAGCTGCGCGGCTGGCCGCTGTGGGGCGCGGTGCTGTGGGTCACCCAGGAGTGGATGCGCGACCGGCTGCCGTTCGGCGGCTTCCCGTGGGGGCGGCTGGCGTTCGCCAACACCGCGAGCCCGTTCACGCCGCTGGCCGCGCTCGGCGGCGCCCCGCTGGTGACCTTCGCGGTCGCCGCCGCGGGCACCCTGCTGGCCTGGGCCGCGCTGAGCGCGGTGCGGGCCCGGCGCACCGACACCGAGATGCCCTGGCGCACCGGGGTCGGCGCGGTGGGCGCGCTCGCGCTGGTCGGGGTCGGGTACGCGGTGCCGGTGCCGACCTCGGCCGACGACACGGTGAAGGTCGCCCTCGTCCAGGGCAACGTGGACCGCCCCGGCATGGACTTCCTGGGCCGCCCGATGGAGGTGCTGGACAACCACGCCACCGCCACCGAGAAGCTCGCCGCCGACATCGCGGCCGGCAAGGCCGACAGGCCCGACGTGGTGATCTGGCCGGAGAACGCCTCCGACCTGGACCCGTTCACCGACCCGGCCGCGTACGCCCGGATCGACGAGGCGGTCAAGGCGGTCGGCGTGCCCACCCTGGTCGGCGCCCTGGTCGACGGCCCCGACGAGCAGCACGTCCAGAACGAGGGCATCGTCTGGGACCCGGTCACCGGCCCCGGCGCCTCCTACACCAAGCAGCACCCGGTGCCGTTCGGCGAGTACGTGCCGTTCCGCACCGAGCTGTCCAAGGTGATCAGCCGCCTGCAGCGGGTCGCCCGGGACTTCTACCCCGGCACCCACAACGGCGTGATGCAGCTCGGCCCGGCCCGGATCGGCGACGTGATCTGCTTCGAGGTCGCGTACGACGAGATCGTCCGGGACGCCGTCAACGAGGGCGGCCGGGTCATCGTCGTGCAGACCAACAACGCCACCTACAACCGCACCGGGCAGACCGAGCAGCAGCTCGCGATGTCCCGGCTGCGGGCCGTCGAGCACGGGCGGGCGGTGCTGATCGCGGCCACCAGCGGCGTCTCCGCGGTGATCACCCCCGACGGCACGGTCGAGCAGCGCACCGGCGAGATGGAGCAGGCCGTGCTGAACGCGCTGGTGCCGCTGCGCGACGGCAGGACCGTCGCGGACCGGGTCGGTGCCGCGCCGGAGTGGGTGCTGGCCGTGGGCGGCGTGCTGGCCTGCGCGTTCGCGGCGACCGGCGCGGTGCGCCGGCGCCGGGCGGAGGGCCGGGCCGCGGCCGAGCGGGAGGCCGACGCCGCGGCCTGA
- a CDS encoding amidase, whose translation MREDRAMPADPFDPFTPALDLAAAVRRREIGPVELAETYLRRADRLDPVLNAFCHRDDEAVLAAARAAEHRVLTAGRDERLPPFLGVPLPVKDLADVAGWPTTYGSRATSREPAKATDPVVARLVAAGFVPMGKTTTSEFGALPFTESPALGITRNPWDTARTPGGSSSGAGAAVAAGMAPIAHAEDGGGSIRIPASCTGLVGLKPTRGRVAQATVLVEGLAAAGVVTRTVEDTAAVLDVLARHDPGSWWSPPAPALRYAAALEQEPPAGLRIGRLTDSPVAGVPVDPACRTAVERTLRALEHAGHHVVDTPLPLPPAEELVGAFTAIWNTGAAAVPLTDPDLVEPHNRALREAAHAADSWAYARAVQSAQRLSRALVEGFLAGFDLLVTPTMACLPPRIGAWRTGTAADPAAAVRNSYPMGVFTSVFNVTGQPALSLPLHRDGATGLPVGVQLVAAPWREDLLLQVARTLEEALPQAGHRPQVGR comes from the coding sequence GTGAGAGAGGACCGCGCGATGCCCGCCGACCCGTTCGACCCGTTCACCCCCGCACTCGACCTCGCGGCGGCCGTCCGCCGCCGCGAGATCGGCCCGGTGGAGCTCGCCGAGACCTACCTGCGGCGCGCCGACCGCCTCGACCCGGTGCTCAACGCCTTCTGCCACCGCGACGACGAGGCCGTGCTGGCCGCCGCCCGGGCCGCCGAGCACCGGGTCCTGACGGCCGGCCGGGACGAGCGGCTGCCGCCCTTCCTGGGCGTGCCGCTGCCGGTGAAGGACCTGGCGGACGTCGCCGGCTGGCCGACCACGTACGGCTCGCGGGCCACCTCGCGGGAGCCCGCGAAGGCCACCGACCCGGTGGTGGCCCGGCTGGTGGCGGCCGGGTTCGTGCCGATGGGCAAGACCACCACCTCGGAGTTCGGGGCGCTGCCGTTCACCGAGAGCCCCGCGCTCGGCATCACCCGCAACCCGTGGGACACCGCCCGCACCCCCGGCGGCTCCTCCAGCGGCGCGGGCGCCGCCGTCGCCGCCGGGATGGCCCCGATCGCGCACGCCGAGGACGGCGGCGGGTCGATCCGGATCCCCGCCTCCTGCACCGGCCTGGTCGGCCTCAAACCGACCCGCGGCCGGGTCGCGCAGGCCACCGTCCTGGTCGAGGGCCTCGCCGCCGCCGGGGTCGTCACCCGCACCGTCGAGGACACCGCGGCCGTCCTGGACGTGCTGGCCCGGCACGACCCCGGCAGCTGGTGGTCCCCGCCCGCGCCCGCCCTGCGGTACGCCGCCGCCCTGGAGCAGGAACCGCCGGCCGGCCTGCGGATCGGGCGCCTCACCGACTCCCCGGTCGCCGGCGTCCCCGTCGACCCGGCCTGCCGCACGGCCGTCGAGCGGACGCTGCGCGCCCTGGAGCACGCCGGGCACCACGTCGTCGACACCCCGCTGCCGCTGCCGCCCGCCGAGGAGCTGGTCGGCGCGTTCACCGCGATCTGGAACACCGGCGCCGCCGCCGTCCCGCTCACCGACCCCGACCTGGTCGAACCGCACAACCGGGCGCTGCGCGAGGCCGCGCACGCCGCCGACTCCTGGGCCTACGCGCGGGCCGTGCAGAGCGCCCAGCGGCTCTCCCGCGCCCTGGTCGAGGGCTTCCTGGCCGGCTTCGACCTGCTGGTCACCCCCACCATGGCCTGCCTGCCGCCCCGGATCGGCGCCTGGCGCACCGGCACCGCCGCCGACCCGGCCGCCGCCGTCCGCAACTCCTACCCGATGGGCGTGTTCACCTCCGTGTTCAACGTCACCGGCCAGCCCGCCCTCTCGCTGCCGCTGCACCGGGACGGGGCCACCGGGCTGCCCGTCGGCGTCCAGCTGGTCGCCGCCCCCTGGCGCGAGGACCTGCTCCTCCAGGTCGCCCGCACCCTGGAGGAGGCGCTGCCCCAGGCCGGGCACCGCCCGCAGGTCGGCCGCTGA
- a CDS encoding amidohydrolase has translation MTERTDRTVLLRGGNVYSPADPFATAMLVEGQHVAWVGSDGAAEAYADTADEIVELDGALVTPAFVDAHVHATATGLALTGLDLTDCGSLAEALNRTAAFGASFAGGALIGHGWDETRWPERRAPALAELDAAAGHAPLYLSRTDVHSGLATSALRALVPGLDALPGYDATGPLTRDAHHAVRQAALAHLTPLQRRDAQYATLRRAAELGIGTLHECAGPEISSAEDLAALLALAAEADGPEVYGYWGELGPEGIATAKRLGAVGAGGDLFVDGALGSHTACLHDPYADAAHTGTAYLTADQVADHVTACTEAGLQAGFHAIGDAAIGAVVAGVRAAADRLGLDRVKAARHRVEHAEALTYETLAAFAELGLTASVQPAFDAAWGGPDGMYADRLGAERAAGLNPFAAMLRTGLPLAFGSDAPVTPLDPWGTVRAAAFHRTPEHRISVRAAFTAHTRGGHRALGHDADGVLVPGAAASYAIWATADLVVQAPDTRIAGWSTDPRSGTPGLPDLTPGHPLPVCLRTVVRGRTVHRRTA, from the coding sequence ATGACCGAACGCACCGACCGGACCGTGCTGCTGCGCGGCGGCAACGTCTACAGCCCCGCCGACCCCTTCGCCACCGCCATGCTGGTCGAGGGGCAGCACGTCGCCTGGGTCGGCAGCGACGGAGCCGCCGAGGCGTACGCCGACACCGCCGACGAGATCGTCGAACTGGACGGCGCCCTGGTCACCCCCGCCTTCGTCGACGCCCACGTGCACGCCACCGCCACCGGCCTCGCCCTCACCGGCCTCGACCTCACCGACTGCGGCTCGCTCGCCGAAGCGCTCAACCGCACCGCCGCGTTCGGCGCCTCCTTCGCCGGCGGCGCCCTGATCGGCCACGGCTGGGACGAGACCCGCTGGCCCGAGCGCCGCGCCCCTGCGCTCGCCGAACTCGACGCCGCCGCCGGGCACGCACCGCTCTACCTCTCCCGCACCGACGTCCACTCCGGCCTCGCCACCAGCGCGCTGCGCGCCCTCGTCCCCGGCCTGGACGCGCTGCCCGGGTACGACGCCACCGGCCCGCTCACCCGGGACGCCCACCACGCCGTCCGGCAGGCCGCGCTCGCCCACCTCACCCCGCTCCAGCGCCGCGACGCCCAGTACGCCACCCTGCGCCGGGCCGCCGAACTCGGCATCGGCACCCTGCACGAGTGCGCCGGGCCGGAGATCTCCTCCGCCGAGGACCTCGCCGCGCTGCTCGCCCTCGCCGCCGAGGCCGACGGCCCCGAGGTGTACGGCTACTGGGGCGAACTCGGCCCCGAGGGCATCGCGACCGCCAAGCGCCTCGGCGCGGTCGGCGCCGGCGGCGACCTCTTCGTCGACGGCGCCCTCGGCTCGCACACCGCCTGCCTGCACGACCCGTACGCCGACGCCGCGCACACCGGCACCGCCTACCTCACCGCCGACCAGGTCGCCGACCACGTCACCGCCTGCACCGAGGCCGGCCTCCAGGCCGGCTTCCACGCCATCGGCGACGCCGCGATCGGCGCCGTGGTGGCGGGCGTCCGCGCCGCCGCCGACCGGCTCGGCCTGGACCGGGTCAAGGCCGCCCGCCACCGGGTCGAGCACGCCGAGGCCCTGACCTACGAGACCCTCGCCGCGTTCGCCGAACTCGGCCTCACCGCCTCCGTCCAGCCCGCCTTCGACGCCGCCTGGGGCGGCCCCGACGGCATGTACGCCGACCGCCTGGGCGCCGAGCGCGCCGCCGGGCTCAACCCCTTCGCGGCGATGCTGCGCACCGGCCTCCCGCTGGCCTTCGGCTCGGACGCGCCGGTCACCCCGCTCGACCCCTGGGGCACCGTCCGGGCCGCCGCCTTCCACCGCACCCCCGAGCACCGGATCTCGGTCCGCGCCGCCTTCACCGCCCACACCCGCGGCGGCCACCGCGCGCTGGGCCACGACGCCGACGGCGTCCTCGTCCCCGGCGCCGCCGCCTCCTACGCGATCTGGGCCACCGCCGACCTGGTCGTCCAGGCCCCCGACACCCGGATTGCCGGCTGGTCCACCGACCCCCGCTCCGGCACCCCCGGCCTGCCCGACCTCACCCCCGGCCACCCCCTCCCGGTCTGCCTGCGCACCGTCGTCCGCGGCCGCACCGTCCACCGGCGCACCGCCTGA
- a CDS encoding Lrp/AsnC family transcriptional regulator — MEELDQRIVQLLLQDGRMSYTDLGKATGLSTSAVHQRVRRLEQRGVIRGYTAIVDPEAVDLALTAFISVKPFDPSAPDDTPERLVGLPEIEACHSVAGDENYILKVRVPGPGDLEDLLARIRSAAGVSTRTTVVLSTPYEARPPKL; from the coding sequence GTGGAGGAACTCGACCAGCGCATCGTCCAGCTGCTGCTCCAGGACGGACGGATGAGCTACACCGACCTGGGCAAGGCCACCGGCCTGTCCACCTCGGCCGTGCACCAGCGGGTGCGCCGCCTGGAGCAGCGCGGCGTCATCCGCGGCTACACCGCGATCGTCGACCCCGAGGCGGTCGACCTGGCGCTCACCGCGTTCATCTCGGTCAAGCCCTTCGACCCCAGCGCCCCCGACGACACCCCCGAGCGCCTGGTCGGCCTGCCCGAGATCGAGGCCTGCCACAGCGTCGCCGGCGACGAGAACTACATCCTCAAGGTCCGCGTCCCCGGCCCCGGCGACCTGGAGGACCTGCTCGCCCGCATCCGCTCCGCGGCCGGCGTCTCCACCCGCACCACCGTCGTCCTCTCCACCCCGTACGAGGCCCGCCCGCCCAAGCTCTGA
- a CDS encoding uridine kinase produces MDAAAPDATPSPEPPARPGPPPPSELSALAAGLLALPPSLGPVRLVAVDGHAGSGKTTFAGRLSAALGGAPVVHLDDLATHREPFGWTGRLREQVLEPLARGAAGRYRVYDWTAREFGAAREVPAAPVVLLEGVGAGRRAVRPQLAALLWMELDQAAARARGELRDGPELAEFWAGWSCAEQAHFAADPSRPHADLRVDGVTGRILRSTLSEPARPLLTCGVIRI; encoded by the coding sequence ATGGACGCCGCCGCCCCCGACGCCACCCCCTCCCCCGAACCGCCCGCCCGGCCCGGACCGCCCCCGCCGTCCGAGCTGTCCGCGCTGGCCGCGGGCCTGCTGGCGCTGCCGCCCTCGCTGGGGCCGGTGCGGCTGGTCGCGGTGGACGGGCACGCGGGTTCCGGCAAGACCACCTTCGCGGGACGGCTGTCCGCCGCGCTCGGCGGCGCGCCGGTGGTGCACCTGGACGACCTGGCGACGCACCGGGAGCCGTTCGGCTGGACCGGGCGGCTGCGCGAGCAGGTGCTGGAGCCGCTGGCGCGCGGCGCGGCGGGCCGGTACCGGGTGTACGACTGGACGGCGCGGGAGTTCGGCGCCGCGCGGGAGGTGCCGGCGGCGCCGGTGGTGCTGCTGGAGGGGGTGGGCGCGGGTCGGCGGGCGGTGCGCCCGCAGCTGGCGGCGCTGCTGTGGATGGAGCTGGACCAGGCGGCCGCGCGGGCCCGCGGGGAGCTGCGGGACGGTCCGGAACTGGCCGAGTTCTGGGCCGGTTGGTCGTGTGCGGAACAGGCGCACTTCGCGGCCGACCCGAGCCGTCCGCACGCCGACCTGCGGGTCGACGGGGTCACCGGGCGAATCCTCCGGAGCACCCTGAGTGAACCGGCCAGACCCCTCTTGACCTGCGGCGTCATCAGGATTTAA
- a CDS encoding AAA family ATPase: MDAYTAGSYARAEEEFRAAVYVDPGMADAWLGLHALRSDTAGALLAMHRHRDRFGEQRERHRRPLSSWYWLGWWVQPVLETPQDLALAHASHWLDGRHLAELEQALTACPPPEQEPAVRFLHACRSYLLKDWEQLIRDTDRLLDDPVLGIEAGLFAGMARVRLDMCAQAQRPLAASLTRCRSEQPQRKELRYWLARAYEGAGRSAAALPLYRAVHRADPAFMDTEQRLAAIAAEDGLLDGEAFGEYRGAAAALEVLEELEPVEFRGGSGGVSEEACAEEEEPAAAEPGRAQLAERAGGASALSPRAGGWPAAQAVPASGPNPAPAARLELDQALAELEAMVGLDPVKRQVRALSAQLRMARLRADRGLPVQPPKRHFVFSGPSGTGKTTVARILGRVFHALGLLSGDHLVEAQRADLVGEFLGQTAVKANELIDSALDGVLFIDEAYSLANSGYSKGDAYGDEALQVLLKRAEDNRDRLVVILAGYPDGMNRLLATNPGLNSRFTTRVDFPSYRPAELADIGLQLARADGDGWDVDAAEELTSICGHVVAEGWIDQLGNGRFVRTLYEKSCAYRDLRLSGQRGAPSREDLATLRLPDLLQAYGELIDGHQ, encoded by the coding sequence ATGGACGCCTACACGGCCGGTTCGTACGCCCGCGCGGAGGAGGAGTTCCGCGCCGCGGTCTACGTCGACCCCGGCATGGCGGACGCCTGGCTCGGGCTGCACGCGCTGCGCAGCGACACCGCGGGCGCGCTGCTGGCGATGCACCGGCACCGGGACCGCTTCGGCGAGCAGCGCGAGCGGCACCGCCGTCCGCTCAGTTCCTGGTACTGGCTGGGCTGGTGGGTGCAGCCGGTGCTGGAGACCCCGCAGGACCTGGCGCTGGCGCACGCCTCGCACTGGCTGGACGGCCGCCACCTGGCCGAGCTGGAGCAGGCCCTGACGGCCTGTCCGCCGCCCGAGCAGGAGCCCGCGGTGCGCTTCCTGCACGCCTGTCGCTCCTACCTGTTGAAGGACTGGGAGCAGCTGATCCGGGACACCGACCGCCTGCTGGACGACCCGGTGCTGGGCATCGAGGCCGGTCTGTTCGCCGGCATGGCCCGGGTCCGCCTCGACATGTGCGCGCAGGCCCAGCGCCCGCTGGCCGCCTCGCTGACGCGCTGCCGCTCCGAGCAGCCGCAGCGCAAGGAGCTGCGCTACTGGCTGGCCCGGGCGTACGAGGGCGCGGGGCGCAGCGCGGCGGCGCTGCCGCTGTACCGGGCGGTGCACCGGGCGGACCCGGCGTTCATGGACACCGAGCAGCGGCTGGCGGCGATCGCCGCCGAGGACGGGCTGCTGGACGGCGAGGCGTTCGGCGAGTACCGGGGCGCGGCGGCCGCGCTGGAGGTCCTGGAGGAGCTGGAGCCGGTGGAGTTCCGCGGCGGCTCCGGCGGGGTCAGCGAGGAGGCCTGTGCCGAGGAGGAGGAGCCGGCCGCGGCCGAGCCGGGCCGGGCGCAGTTGGCCGAACGGGCGGGCGGCGCCTCGGCGCTGTCGCCGCGCGCGGGCGGCTGGCCCGCCGCGCAGGCCGTCCCGGCCTCGGGCCCGAACCCGGCCCCGGCCGCCCGGCTGGAGCTGGACCAGGCGCTGGCCGAGCTGGAGGCGATGGTCGGCCTCGACCCGGTCAAGCGTCAGGTGCGGGCGCTGTCGGCGCAGTTGCGGATGGCCCGGCTGCGGGCGGACCGCGGGCTGCCGGTGCAGCCGCCCAAGCGGCACTTCGTGTTCTCCGGCCCGTCCGGCACCGGCAAGACCACGGTGGCGCGCATCCTCGGCCGGGTCTTCCACGCCCTCGGGCTGCTCTCCGGCGACCACCTGGTGGAGGCCCAACGGGCCGACCTGGTGGGCGAGTTCCTGGGCCAGACGGCGGTGAAGGCGAACGAGCTGATCGACTCGGCGCTGGACGGCGTGCTGTTCATAGACGAGGCCTACTCGCTGGCCAACTCCGGCTACAGCAAGGGCGACGCGTACGGCGACGAGGCGCTGCAGGTCCTGCTGAAGCGGGCGGAGGACAATCGGGACAGGCTTGTCGTCATCCTTGCGGGGTACCCGGACGGCATGAATCGACTACTGGCAACGAACCCGGGTCTGAACTCCCGATTCACCACCCGGGTCGACTTCCCTTCCTACCGGCCGGCCGAACTGGCCGACATCGGCCTGCAGTTGGCACGGGCCGACGGTGACGGCTGGGACGTGGACGCGGCCGAGGAACTCACCTCGATCTGTGGGCACGTGGTGGCCGAGGGCTGGATCGACCAGCTCGGCAACGGCCGCTTCGTCCGCACCCTGTACGAGAAGTCCTGCGCCTACCGGGACCTGCGGCTGTCCGGCCAGCGCGGCGCGCCCTCCCGCGAGGACCTGGCCACGCTGCGCCTGCCGGACCTGCTGCAGGCGTACGGCGAGCTGATCGACGGCCACCAGTGA
- a CDS encoding DUF4230 domain-containing protein, producing MPWYVSLPVTLAVILALFLAMGNLGWLPGLPNPFAEKSVDRSQPAVLKSVQNMSRYNAATGDFQVIVDLANEAKFLPSAILGTRSLYVGAGSVEAYVDLGKLGPDSVKVSEDRRTASITIPHAQLAGAALDVKRSYMYSQERGLFDRLGDLFSSSTSEDQHKVELLAVEKIDKAAKETGLTGTAENNTKAMLTGLLGSLGFTQVTVTVA from the coding sequence GTGCCCTGGTACGTCTCGCTGCCCGTCACGCTGGCCGTGATCCTGGCGCTGTTCCTGGCGATGGGGAACCTGGGCTGGCTGCCGGGCCTGCCGAACCCCTTCGCCGAGAAGAGCGTCGACCGCAGCCAGCCCGCGGTCCTCAAGTCGGTGCAGAACATGAGCCGGTACAACGCGGCCACCGGTGACTTCCAGGTCATCGTGGACCTCGCGAACGAGGCGAAGTTCCTGCCGTCGGCGATCCTGGGCACCCGCAGCCTGTACGTGGGCGCGGGCAGCGTCGAGGCGTACGTGGACCTCGGCAAGCTCGGGCCGGACTCGGTGAAGGTCTCCGAGGACCGGCGGACGGCGTCCATCACCATTCCGCACGCGCAGCTCGCCGGGGCGGCGCTCGACGTCAAGCGCTCCTACATGTACTCGCAGGAGCGCGGCCTGTTCGACCGGCTCGGCGACCTGTTCTCGTCGAGCACCTCCGAGGACCAGCACAAGGTGGAGCTGCTGGCCGTGGAGAAGATCGACAAGGCGGCGAAGGAGACCGGGCTGACCGGGACGGCGGAGAACAACACCAAGGCGATGCTGACGGGCCTGCTGGGCTCGCTGGGCTTCACCCAGGTCACGGTGACCGTGGCCTGA
- a CDS encoding hemolysin family protein, producing the protein MSALQLAFSLLLLLGNAFFVGAEFAVISVRRSQVEPLAEAGDKRARTVLHALSNVSAMLAAAQLGITVCSLLLGALAEPTIAHLLEPAFHALGVPDSAMHLLSYAIALSIVVFLHMVIGEMVPKNLALAGPEKAALWLGPPLDRLARWLAPFIAFLNAFANGVLRLFRVEPKDEVDSVATSEQLLLMLTDSGEAGLLDDSRRERLEDALEMGSRPVTEVLLAPEQLVTVGREVTGEEIQRLAVRTGFSRFPVADEHGTVLGYLHLKDSLEADDLTAPIPARLWRPITVLRSGLPLDDALAAMRRAAAHLAAVVDPDGRQLGLVALEDVLEELVGEVHDPDHRPPTAAQR; encoded by the coding sequence ATGAGCGCCCTGCAACTCGCCTTCTCCCTGCTCCTGCTGCTCGGCAACGCGTTCTTCGTCGGCGCCGAGTTCGCCGTCATCTCGGTGCGCCGCAGCCAGGTCGAACCGCTCGCCGAGGCCGGCGACAAGCGCGCCCGCACCGTGCTGCACGCGCTGTCCAACGTCTCCGCGATGCTGGCCGCCGCCCAGCTCGGCATCACCGTCTGCTCGCTGCTGCTCGGCGCGCTCGCCGAGCCCACCATCGCGCACCTGCTGGAGCCCGCCTTCCACGCGCTCGGCGTGCCCGACTCGGCGATGCACCTGCTGAGCTACGCCATCGCGCTGAGCATCGTGGTCTTCCTGCACATGGTGATCGGCGAGATGGTGCCGAAGAACCTCGCCCTGGCCGGGCCGGAGAAGGCCGCGCTCTGGCTCGGCCCGCCGCTGGACCGGCTGGCCCGCTGGCTGGCCCCGTTCATCGCCTTCCTGAACGCCTTCGCCAACGGCGTGCTGCGGCTGTTCCGGGTCGAGCCCAAGGACGAGGTCGACTCGGTCGCCACCAGCGAGCAACTGCTGCTGATGCTCACCGACTCCGGCGAGGCCGGCCTGCTCGACGACAGCCGCCGCGAACGCCTGGAGGACGCCCTGGAGATGGGCAGCCGCCCGGTCACCGAGGTGCTGCTCGCCCCCGAGCAGCTGGTCACCGTCGGCCGCGAGGTCACCGGCGAGGAGATCCAGCGCCTCGCCGTGCGCACCGGCTTCTCCCGCTTCCCGGTCGCCGACGAGCACGGCACCGTCCTCGGCTACCTGCACCTCAAGGACTCGCTGGAGGCCGACGACCTGACCGCGCCGATCCCGGCCCGGCTGTGGCGGCCGATCACCGTGCTGCGCTCCGGCCTGCCGCTGGACGACGCGCTCGCCGCGATGCGCCGGGCCGCCGCCCACCTGGCCGCCGTGGTCGACCCGGACGGGCGCCAGCTCGGCCTGGTCGCCCTGGAGGACGTGCTGGAGGAACTGGTCGGCGAGGTGCACGACCCCGACCACCGGCCGCCCACCGCCGCCCAGCGCTGA